Proteins from one Enterobacter bugandensis genomic window:
- the rlmH gene encoding 23S rRNA (pseudouridine(1915)-N(3))-methyltransferase RlmH, producing the protein MKLQLVAVGTKMPDWVQTGFTEYLRRFPKDMPFELVEIPAGKRGKNADIKRILDKEGELMLAAAGKNRIVTLDIPGKPWDTPQLAHELERWKQDGRDVSLLIGGPEGLSPACKAAAEQSWSLSALTLPHPLVRVLVAESLYRAWSITTNHPYHRE; encoded by the coding sequence AATGCCGGACTGGGTACAAACCGGTTTTACTGAATATCTGCGTCGTTTTCCCAAAGACATGCCGTTCGAACTGGTGGAGATCCCCGCCGGGAAGCGCGGTAAGAACGCGGATATCAAACGTATTCTCGACAAAGAGGGTGAACTGATGCTTGCTGCCGCAGGCAAGAACCGCATCGTCACCCTTGATATTCCAGGTAAACCCTGGGATACGCCGCAGCTGGCGCATGAACTGGAGCGCTGGAAGCAGGATGGCCGCGACGTCAGTCTGTTGATTGGCGGACCTGAAGGGTTATCCCCCGCCTGCAAAGCGGCAGCAGAACAAAGTTGGTCTCTCTCTGCGCTGACGCTGCCCCACCCGCTCGTGCGGGTCCTGGTGGCGGAAAGCTTGTATCGCGCGTGGAGCATTACTACCAACCACCCCTATCACCGCGAGTAA